A segment of the Oncorhynchus tshawytscha isolate Ot180627B linkage group LG06, Otsh_v2.0, whole genome shotgun sequence genome:
taaatatataatattttaaaaatatatacagtaccagtcaaaagtttggacacacctagtcattccagggtttttctttatatatatatatattttttttaactattttctacattgtagaataatagtgaagacatcaacactatgaaagaacacatatggaatcatgtagtaaccaaaaatgtgttaaacaaatcaaaatatactttatatttgacattgttcaagtagccaccctttgccttgatgacagctttacacactcaaccagcttcatgagttagtcacctggaatacatttcaattaacagataccttgttgaaagttaatttgtggaatttattttcttcttaatgcgttttagccaatcagttgtgttgtgacaaggtagggggggggtatacagaagatagccctatttggaaaagaccaagtccatataatggcaagaacagctcaaataagcaaagagaaatgacagtcatcattactttaagacttgaaggtcagtcaatgcggaaaatttcaagaactttgaaagtgcaaTCGCaacaaccatcaagcgctatgatgaaactgcctctcatgaggaccaccacaggaaaggaagacccagagatacctctgctgcagaggataagttcattagagttaccagcctcagaaattgcagcccaaataaatgcttcacagagttcaagtaacagacacatctcaacatcaactatttagtggagactgtgtgaatcaggccttcatagtctaatttctgcaaataaaccactactaaaggacactaataagaagaagagacttgtttgggccaaatgtttgatttttgtttccaaccgccgtgtctttatgAGAGTAGGTGAAAGGGTGATCtgcacatgtgtggttcccaccgtgaagcatggaggaggagatgtgatggtgtggggctgctctgctggtgacactgacagtgatttatttaggattcaaggcacacttaaccagcatggctaccacagcattctgcagcgatatgccatcacATCTGTTTTGGGCTTAGTGCgataatcatttgtttttcaacaggacaatgacccaacacacctccaggctgtgtaagggctattttacaaaggaggagagtgatggagtgttgcatcagatgacctggcctccacaatcacccgacctcaacccaattgagatggtttgggatgagttggaccgcagagtgaaggaactacagccaacaagtgctcgtcatatgtgggaactccttcacgactgttgggaaagcattccaggtgaagctggttgagaggatgccaagagtgtgcaaagatgtcatcaaggcaaagggtggatacttttcagaatctcaaatataaaatattttgatttgtttaacacttttttggttgctacatttttatttatttcacctttatttaaccagttaggctagttgagaacaagttctcatttacaactgcgacctggccaaaataaagcatagcagtgtgaacagacaacacagagttacacatggagtaaacaattaatgattccatatgtgtgatttcatagttttgctgtcttcactgttattctacaatgtagtaaatagaaaaaaataagaacaaccgttgaatgagtaggtttgtccaaacctttgactggcatTGTATATTTTAGAAGAAAATATTTTTCACAAAAGTCATACCCTaggcctttaatagtcctgtaatAGCGGACTGATATAGCCATCTGCAGCGCGGGCAAAACACTTCTGTCCTCCCCCCCACCCACACGTGTGTTTGCTCAGCTCTGTTATATATTGGTCTGTGAGGTGTAGAGAGGTATTAAAAATGCACACTAAATTGCCATTTACAGAAGACAATGTATGTCAGATGAGCTATTTCTGAAATGAACATCATATAGCATATTTAGCACATAAACTAAGCATTTGTGATGACATAGAGCAAATCTTGTCTCTGTTAAGTTATGCAGATGAGATGTGACCCCTCATGCGTCGAACACCCACACTATTTACTAAACGGAAAACGGATGGTCCGACATTATACCCGCCTCTCCTGGAGTATTGGTAAGACAACGGCGGGGGGATTGGGAACGCTGTTCATTTGCATCGGACACAGGGCAGAAATTAGGTTCCCGTGGTGATGGATTGGCTGTCTCACAAAGATTTAAACAGACTGAGTGGAATTCCAGATCGGAATTCTCAGCGTCACAGGTTCCCAGCTTTTCTTGTTATCATCCACCTCCTAGCAAATCTATTTCATCCTGAGGTTGTCTGAATGAGAGTGTAATATAAGTTTACATTTTGGTTGTTCTCAACACAACTATTGCTCATCACAATAGATCATATTGTGTTGAGCAATAGTtgtccatataatggcaagaatgtgggaactccttcaagactgttgggaaagcattccaggtgaagctggttgagagaatgccaagagtgtgcaaagatgtcatcaaggcaaagggtggatacttttcAGAACCTCaagtataaaatattttgatttgtttaacactttttttggttactacatgattccatatgtgtgatttcatagttttgctgTCTTCACCTAGCAAATCTATTTCATCCTGAGGTTGTCTGATTTTCTCACACAACAGCTACTCCATAATGGctctacagtcatggccaaaagttttgagaatggcacaaatattaatttccacaaagtctgctgcctcagtgtctttagatatttttgtcagatgttactatggaatactgaagtataattacaagcatttcataagtgtcaaaggcttttattgacaattacattaatatttgcagtgttgaccctctttttcaagacctctgcattccgccctggcatgctgtcaattaacttctgggccacatcctgactgatggcagcccattctagcaaaatcaatgcttggagtttgtcagaatttgttttttgtttgtttgtccacccgcctcttgaggattgacctccaagttctcaatgggattcaggtctggagagtttcctggccatggacccaaaatatcgatgttttgttccccgagccacttagttatcacttttgccctatggcaaggtgctccatcatgctgtaaAATGCATTGTTCTTCACCAAACTCTTCCTGGATGGTggcagaagttgctcttggaggatgtgttggtaccattttttattcatggctgtgttcttaggcaaaattgtgagtgagcccactcccttggctgagaagcaaccccacacatgaatggtctcaggatgctttactgttggcatgacacaggactgatggtagcgctcaccttgtcttctccggacaagctttttttccccagatgccccaaacaatctgaAAGTGGAtacatcagagaaaatgactttacctcagtcctcagcagtccaatccctgtaccttttgcagaacatcagtctgtccctgatgtttttcctggagagaagtggcttctttgctgcactTCTGGACACCAGGcaatcctccaaaagtcttcgcctcactgtgcgttcagatgcactcacacctgcctgctgctattcctgagcaagctctgtactggtggtgccccgatccagcagcagaatcaactttaggagacggtcttggcgcttgctggactttcttgggcgccctgaagccttcttcacaacaattgaaccgctctccttgaagttcttgatgatctgataaatgtttgatttaggtgcaatcttactggcagaaaTATCCtcgcctgtgaagccctttttgtgcaaagcaatgatgatggcacgtgtttccttgcaggtaaccacggTTGAGAGAGGAAGAACAaagattccaagcaccaccctccttttgaagcttcaagtctattattcgaactcaatcagcatgacagagtgatctcctgccttgtcctcgtcaacactcacacctgtgttaacgagagaatcactgacatgatgtcagctggtccttttgtggcagggctgaaatgcagtggaaatgtttttgggggattcagttcatttgtatggcaaagagggactttgcaattaattgcaattcgtctgatcactcttcataacattctagagtatatgcaaattgccatcatacaaactgaggcagcagactgtgaaaatgtatatttgtgtcattctcaaaagttttggccacgactgtattttAATCCATGAACTTTATATGGCTGTCAATTAAGAAATGCTGAAACCACAAATTTAACCTGGTGCATATCTCATGTACGTTGAAGATTGGGTTTCTGCTGTTTGGAAGAATCGTTACCTGTATCTACCACATTAATGGGAACTAGACAGGACTAGAGTATGTAAAATATCCTATTAAAACCATACATTTAATTTGGGCCTATCTGTGCAGCCTCCTGACAGGTATACCTGGTACATGTATCAACCTCGTTCACTCAAGTAATTCATTCACAGCAGTCATTCCTTTTCTGTTGTGCTGTGAATAACCAACATGGCCATCCTCCAGGATGACTCAGCGATGCCAGTGTCAGCATGACAGAGGAAGAGCAGGTGGGATACACTGTCTGCCGAAATAGAGAGgctgaaggacacacacacacttgtatccacacacacacacatgcatacacagtaAATCCTCACACAGGGTTTCAAATTTAACAATAGCTCTTGGGTGTGTCAAAAATTTATTGTGGAGCCAATGGATTTTCAAACCTTGTGGCTTCCCTGGTTAACCTATAGGGCTTACATGGTTTGTATGAGTTTACCCAGCCAATTAATTTGAACCCTGCACACAATGAGAATCACCACTTTTTCAACTTCAGGGTGGCCTGAAGGCATAAAAGAGAAATTGGAGTTGAAATTTGGTTGTTGTGTGGGTTATGGCTGCGTGTTTCCATCAATAGCGCAGTAATGAGAGGCTACATTCATTACTAACTCTAATCAATAACATGAGCCCAGTGTGAAAAGGGGTGTGTTGACCGCTGTAATTATAGGCCAATCCTGATAAATAATACACTCATGACCCCTTGGGTGAACACACACGCACGGGCACACACAGTGTAagaatggagacagaaacataatgTATGGCTGAATGCACCAACCAACAAAAAATCATCACCCAGTATTAACTGACAATACTATTGTACAGTACACTAGTCGATCATAGGGTTCACAAAGGAGCTTCCTCTGCACACGCCAGTCTTGTCCCTAACTGTTGGTTCCAGGAAGCCGTGGAAACAAGTTCTCTTTGTTCCTGTAACGACACAGCTGCATTGTTTTCCGCAGACTGATATTCATGGGGCTGTAAGCAACACGGTAAAGGCATTGCTACTAGAAAAACAACCATTtatagtacagtatgtgtttggGATGGAATATGAATATTTATTTTTGCTTAAGTTACAGAAAGCCATATGACCTACTCCACAAATTGCCCCAAGACTTACATCATTATTTTCTATAATAGACGGTAAGCAGAAGAGGAGATGGTGTTGAGATAGAAAAGGAGGCATTTAAAGAGTTAAAAGTTTCTTAATTGGTTATATATAGGTGCATCAGCTTAGGGATAAGCACATTgcctcccaaccctctctctctttctactcacacacatgcatgcatgcacgcgtgcccgcacacacacacacacacacacacacacacacacacacacacacacacacacacacacacacacacacacacacacacacacacacacacacacacacacacacacacacacacacacacacacacacacacacacacacagagagagagagagagatgcagtgacACAAGGTCGTAAATCAAACACAGTGTAATCGGAGTGAGAGTAAGCAAGCTTAATGGCCtctaaaaaacaaacacacaaaaacacaagcacgcacttgcacacacacacacacacacacacattatactgtagattATAGAAGCTGGTAATGAAAGACTGATTTGGAGAAATGCAGTAGAAGTTTTAGAGAATGTTTTACAGTATCACAGGTAAGCAATCCCCTTCCTCTTAGGCATTTGACAACACTAATGCTATAGCTACAAAACAGAAATATAACGTCTTTATTTGTAAAGCATTAGTTGTCACTACCCATTGAGTGGATACCATTAGCATGCACtacattttaattatttatttcaaagCCTTTATGTATTATGTCAGCACGAATCCTTCAGCAAATAATCTCTCAGTTGTACACATTCATTAAAGGTAGAGTAAGACTGGCGCTATGCTATGGAGAGTGACGAGGAGGGGGGTTGTTCGTCTAGACTTACAGCTCTATAACAGAGGACACCTCTGCTAGTAGGCGGTTCCTCCTAGTTGTGTAAACTGCATATACGATTACCATCAAGGGCAGTGCCACACAGAGCACTATGCGACTGATTGGCAACTCATTGATGTTGTTGGTACCTGAATGGGGCTTTGGAGGACTTTGACCATCAATAGGTTGTTGTGGAGCAGTGATGATTGTCCCGACAGGATCCATAGTCCCACCTGAGACCTTAGAAGTGAGGTAGACAAATGTCTTCCTCGTTCCCTCAGTCAGCTGACACCACCACTTCCTGTTCTTATCCTTTCTCCAAAGTTtcacagtcagagtgatgtcacAGCCAGACACCCGTGTGACCTGGTATCTGGAGTCTCCCTGCAACTCGCCACCTGTCTCATTCACCCAGCTCACCCTAACGATATCTCTAACGAAGGAGTCACACGTTACAGGACCGCCATATGTTAGCAGAGAGCACCTCAAGGTTACATTTCTAGGATGCTTTAGATCTGTCTCTGGTGTGGACATGGAGATGGTGagaacagacaggtagacagtagtATCCTCTCCAAGATGTGCTCTGCCATCTGTAAGGTACTGTCGGCAGACATAGACTCCAGTATCCTCAGCGCCAATGTTACGAACACGTAGTGAGCAGTCAGACCCTACTCCCAGTCTCTCACTGCCCTCGTTTCCTTCATTTTGGATCTTCCCTTGAAAGACCTTTTCAGTAGCACTGTGAGACTCAGTTCTGCTGAAGAGCCACGCTGTAGAGGAGCAGTCAGGGTGGACCACATTGGTGCACGGCAGACTGACATCATCCCCCACACAGGGAATGGGAGCCTCCATTGACACCTGGGTAGACAAAGAGGTTTCTtacaaaaacatatattttgaggACAATTTGCTAAAATAAGAATTACAACAACGTCAGTATTTTTTGTATTAATTGAAATTATGTTCCATGCACCCCGCTATCCATAACATGGGCTACAGTACCGGTCAAGAGAAGGGCAATGTTGATCAGGAGCTCCATCAGAAGTCTATTGTGTGTAACCACAGctattctctctgtgttctgtgtgtgcagTAATGTCTCTATATAAAACACCCTGATATCCTTTAGTCATAGGTTGATTGGGAAATTATGTGACTTCCTCTTTTGTTCTGACAAGCCCTCCCCTCACAACATTGCCTCTATGTATTCGTTACCTCAGTAACATTTGGaaataatgtatttttgataATATGAAACTACTCTAGATAGGGTGTGTGTTGAGGTCTTTGGTGTGTTAACCAACATGcaacctccctcttctctctaaaataaatACCCCCATCAATTCAACTCAGTAAACTTGCTCTCTGGGGATGCAGTGCTAGAAAGATCATggtcttgtcacgttctgacctttatttcctttgttttgtctttatttagtatggtcagggcgtgagttggggtgggcagtccatgtttgtttttctatgtttggtttctgtttcggcctagtatggttctcaatcagaggcaggtgttgttagttgtctctgatagagaatcatacttaggtagcctgggtttcactgttggtttgtgggtgtttgtttccgtgtcagtgtttgtcgccatacagtactgtttcggtttcgtttcgTCACGGttcttttgttatttttgtattcagtgttcagtgctttctttgattaatgttatggacacttaccacgctgcatcttggtccgatccttactcctcttcagacgaagaggataTCTGctgttacagaaacacccaccaaccaaggaccaagcagtgtggtaacaggcagcagcagcagcagcaggagaggcagtgATACCTGGAgaactggacttgggaggagattctggacggtaaaggaccctgggaacagccaggggaatatcgccaccccaaagcagagctggaggcagcgaaagcagagaggcggcattatgaggagctaggaCGGCaaagcggctggaagcccgagaggcagccacaaaaatgtcttgggggggagTGTGgcaaagccaggtaggagacctgcgccaacttaccgtgcttaccggagagagagagggaccgggcaggcaccgtgttatgcggtggagcgcacagtttccccagtgcgtgtgcatagcccggtgcggtacattccagctcctcgtatcggccgggatAGAGTAGGCattgagccaggtgccatgaagccatctctacgcatctggtctccaagtgcgtctcctcgggccggcgtacatggcaccagccttacgcatggtgtccccggttcaccagcacagcccagtgcaggctattccacctcgtcgcactggcctggctacggcgagcattcaaccaggtaaggttgggcaggctcggtgctcaagagctcaagtgcgcctgcacggtccggtctacccagtgccacctccacgcaccagccctctggtggcagccccccgcaccaggctgtctctccatcttccGCCTACAGGTGCTCCTGCCTGTCCAGCggtgccagagccttcctcctctccagcgccgccagagtctcccgtctgtcctgagccgccagagtctcccgtctatcctgagccgccagagtctcccgtctgtcctgagccgccagagtctcccgtctgtcctgagccaccagagtctcccgtctgtcctgagccgccagagtcttccgtctgtcctgagccgccagagtctcccgtctgtcctgagccgccagagtctcccatctgtcctgagccgccagagtctcccgtctgtcctgagccgccagagtctcccgccagtcaggagccgccagagccgccaaccagccaggagccgccagagccaccagccagccaggagccgccagagccgccagccagccaggagccgccagagccgccagccagtcaggagccgccagagccgtcagccagccaggagccaccagagccgtcAGTTAGCCAGgcgatgccagaatcgcccttcactccggagctgccggaccCATGGCTAGGGTCCCCGGACCCATGGCTAGGGTCCccggtcggcggcgagggtcgccgctcataAGAGGCCACGGGGGcggttgaggaggcggacaaaaaTT
Coding sequences within it:
- the LOC112253423 gene encoding uncharacterized protein LOC112253423 — its product is MEAPIPCVGDDVSLPCTNVVHPDCSSTAWLFSRTESHSATEKVFQGKIQNEGNEGSERLGVGSDCSLRVRNIGAEDTGVYVCRQYLTDGRAHLGEDTTVYLSVLTISMSTPETDLKHPRNVTLRCSLLTYGGPVTCDSFVRDIVRVSWVNETGGELQGDSRYQVTRVSGCDITLTVKLWRKDKNRKWWCQLTEGTRKTFVYLTSKVSGGTMDPVGTIITAPQQPIDGQSPPKPHSGTNNINELPISRIVLCVALPLMVIVYAVYTTRRNRLLAEVSSVIEL